CGAGAACATTGAGGCTGAACTCTGGCGGTCGGGCTGCGCCGAGTACTCCTCGCGAAAGTCGCTGCTTTCTTCTCACGAGCGATACCTTGCCCTGCGCGAGCGTATCGAGAATGCATACCCGGCACTGAAGAACTGGCTAAGTGAGACAGAGGGCCAGGCTTCCGCCCGCCCGTTGATCGGCCAGCTTGCGGAGGCGTGGCACTGGTCGGAGGCTCGCGCATGGCTTCGCCGGGTGACCCAGCCCGGCCGCTATCAAGAGCTGAAACTCTCTTTAGAGGAACTCCGAAAACAGGAGCGGGATATCATCAAGCAACTCGCGAGTCTTAAGGCATGGCAAGCTTTTATGCTGCGGCTCGACGATCGCACGCGGCAGAATCTTCAGGCCTGGGTCAAGACGATTCAGCGAATTGGGAAGGGAACCGGCAAACGCGCGCCGCGGCTGCGGCGGGAGGCACGCCGCTATTTGTTTGAGTGTCTTCCGAAAATTCCCGTCTGGATTATGCCGGTCCACAGAGTCTGGGAAACAACCAGCGTTGAACCAGGGATCTTTGACACGATTATCGTGGACGAGGCGTCTCAAGCCGGTCTCGATTCGCTGCTCCTTCTCATGCTGGGCAAACGACTCATTGTGGTGGGTGATGACCAGCAGAATAGTCCAGGGAAGCAATTCATCGAACAGGAACGGATCAACGGTCTCATCGATCGATATCTCAAGGGCGTACTTGATTTCGCAGAGAGCTACCAGCCCGACTTCAGTCTTTACGATCATGCTCTGCGGGCCTTCGGTCTGCCCATCACTCTGCGCGAGCATTTTCGATGTGTTCCCCAGATCATTCGTTTCAGCAACGATCTCTGCTACCAAGAGGAGCCGCTCATTCCTCTTCGCCAGGCCCCGCCGCAGGCACTTCCACCGCTACAGGCCGTTTTTGTTTGTACCGGCCGAACAGAAGGCGAAAGCCCGAACATTATCAACCGCGCCGAAGCCGAGGCCATTGTTGAGAAAATTCAGCAGTGTCTGAAGGATCCCGCGTACAAAGGTAAGACAATGGGCGTGATCACACTCCAGGGACAGGCCCAGATGGAACTGATCCAGCGACTGCTGAGCGAGCGTATTGAGCCGCGGGAACTGGAAGAACGGAAACTCACATGCGGCACCTCTCCCAGTTTCCAGGGAGATCAGCGGGATGTCATTTTCCTTTCTCTCGTCGTGGCACCGAACCAGCGTTTTCGCGCTTTGACAACAGACGACGAAAAACGGCGATTTAACGTGGCGATGAGTCGCGCCCGTGATCAGGTCTGGCTGTTCCACAGCGTTCGGCTGGAAGATCTTTCTCCGGAGGATCTTCGCTACAAGCTCTGCCAGTTCTTTTACTCGCCCGAGCAGGCACTGTCAGACGGTGTCTACGCGCAGCGCGAGACCCTGGAAACGTTTTTCAAACATGTTCGTAATCGGAAAACGAATCCACCGCCAACGCCATTTGAAAGCTGGTTCGAGACGGAGGTGGCCCTTGAGCTTCTCCGCCTGGGATACCGAATCCGACCTCAATGGGCCGTTGCCGGATACCGGATCGACCTCGTTGTGGAAGGTCAACAGAAACGCCTGGGAATTGAATGCGACGGTGACTCCTGGCATGGTCGGGAACAGTTTCTGCAAGATTTGCATCGCCAGTTACAATTGGAGCGCGTAGGGTGGACCATCATCAGGGTGCGGCAATCAGAGTTTTACGCCAACCGCAAACGTTGTCTGGAATACATCCTGGACAAATGCCGGGAACTGAACATTCGCCCCTGGACCGAGAACGAGGCGGAAACGGCGCAGGAGAACGAATCGTGTCATGATCACGCTCATCCGCGCGATGGTGATGGAGAAGCGAGATCTGAAACTCGAAACCGTGTCTACGAACCACCTGAGGCACGACAATCGACGCCAGGAAATGGCGGAGCACAAAAATGGCGGCCGAAAAACGGTGGCTACTCCGTGGACCGAGTGGGGCCAGTTCCAGGAGCATCAACTCGATCGCCAAAGCCATCCGGTCACGCGACGTCGCTTTTGGCCGGCCGAGTTGAGCCTTCTGTACAGACGGTAGCGACGCCCCGGGAAGCTCCAGAAATAGAAAATATCGACGGAGAGGACCCACCCACGATTCGCTACCACTTGGACGTCCAGCAACCCCCAGAAGGTTCGGGTTCGTTTGCAGTCCATGAGTTCATTGACAGCCTGATGGCCGCTCCAAAAGCAGCCCTGGCCAGTGTCATCGACAAATACTTTCCTGATGACGACAAAATATGGAAGAAACTCGCGGCCTGGGCGAAGGATAAAGGATTATTTACTCCCACGGCGCGCCAGTTTCTATACAAAGTGGGAGAGTCCTGCTCTCCTTTGGGAGGCTGGGAACTTACCGCAAAGCAGAAGGCCTGGGCATGCAGCCTTTTTGCAGAGGCGGTGAAAGAGGGTTTTCTTTATGAAGCAGGGATTGATTGGCTGATCGCGAAGATAGGCAGAGCGGATGGGCCACAGTAAAAGGCAGAGTTTATTGGCAGGGAATGGTTGCTCATCTACTTCCGCTTCGTTTGCGCCTCCGTGACAATGGCATATTCGCCATAATTGCCAGAGCGCCATCTTGAAGCGAGCTACTGGATGGATTTTGTCTCGTTTTGACACCTGTCACGTATGTCCGCATGCCAACGTCGGACCGTCGATACCCCTCTCTGTGGGCCTCATGGTTTCGATATTAACATTGGAAGGTGGTATGGAAATGGTTTGCGAACACGTCTAACAAATCCCCAATGTTTCAATGGAAACTTCAATTCCCTGGGAACACGGAAGTGAATTTGGGTGGATTCTGCCGCTGGATTATCCCTATCCGAAACGGGCACTTCCGGCGAATGCGGTGCTGTTTGGAAACGGTCGGCAGGCCCTGGCGGCTGCCCTCCTCGCAGGAAAAAAACAGAGAGGGTGGCACCGCTGTTACGTGCCCAGTTATATCTGCCAGAGCGTCGTGGACGCGGTTCTTGCCACCGGTCTGGAATGTATCCCCTACCCCGATCTGCCAATAGGCCAGCCTGAGTTGAATTACAGGAACCTTCAGCCTTCCGACTGTGTGTTGATTGTGAATCACTTCGGTTGGCGCTCGCCGCAGTTTTCTCAGTTAGTTCGCACGACACCGGCCGGGCTTATCGAAGATCACACACACGACCCGTGGAGCGCCTGGGCCAGCAATTCATCGGCCGATTTTTGCATTGTGTCGCTGCGCAAAACATTGCCGCTTCCCGACGGTGGGGCAATATGGTCGCCTCGCGGGCATCCGATCGAGCCACCATCAATCGAAGAGCCCGACCACCAGCGGGCAGCCCTTCAGAAGTTGGCGGGAATGCTCCTGAAGGCCGAATATCTCAGGGGAGGCAGCGTAGAGAAAAGCCTGTTCCGGAGTCTTCAAACCTCGGGAGAGAATCTCTTCAAAACGCTGCCGCTTTCCAAACCGCTGGAAATCACCTCTCATCTCTTGGATCGATTGCCGTGGGATCAATGGCGGAGTAAAAGGAGAGTAAATGTCGAGTATTTGGCCGGACTATTACGGACAATAAAGCAAGTCGAGGTTCTCAATCCACCACGCATGGCCGAAAGCTGCTCATTCGGCGTGGTCATTCGATGTCCGACCAACTCGGTTCGGGACCAATTGCGGCAATACCTCATTGAGCGGCAGATTTATCCAGCCGTCCTCTGGCCCAAAAACTGCCACATGATGAACGATTGCCAAGCGGTCGAATTCTCGGAACGCATTCTTTTCTTTCATGCAGACTTCCGGTATGAAGTGACGGATTTAGAGCGAGTTGTACAAGCAGTACGTAATTTCTTCGGGAGTTGGTAACGAAGAGAATCCGAAAGGCCCACCAACCCGTTTGTTGCCCACGGCTCTTCCTCATTTCTTCGGGACGTATTGAAATCGCGGGGCGCTCCAGGTTTAATCATGGGGCATGGGATAATAGACTGCTTCCAGCCCCACGCAAATTGCTCTTGAATCTTTCGGAGGTGACCCGTGATCACGGCAAATCGAATCGCGTCCGCGTTTGGCGCTGTAACGTTACTTCTGGCTTCGTTCCACGGTTTTCGCCCAGTCGATGGTGCGGAAGCACCGGAGGCAGCCCATCCGAATCTGTGGGAATTGTGTCGCGAAAAGTCCTCAATTCACCGCTTTGCCACGCTGTTCTCGGCCCAGGACGTTCGCGACCGGCTCGCCACGGAGGAAGGCCGACAACAGGCGATGGAATGGTGCCGGGCGACGGGGGTCACCCATGTGTTCATCGAAAGTTTTCGCGATGGCTATCAAGCCCCCCGAGATCTTCTGACAGCCGCTCGAGATACCTTTCGCCAGGCAGGGTTTGAAGTCTCCGGCTGTGTGACGCCGACTAACGTGGGCAAACTCTCCACCGGCTGGAAGGCGATCTCATGCTACACGGATCTTAAAACGCAGGATCGACTGGCAGAAATATTTGCCTACGCCGCATCGCTATTTGACGAGATCATGATCGACGACTTCCTTTTTACTGACTGCACGTGCCCGGAGTGTCAGCAGGCCCGAGCAAAGCGCACCGTCAGGATCGGTGATCAAGAATTCCCCGTAAATGGTGATTCCTGGTCCGCTTATCGATGTGAATTGATGGTGCAACTGTCGCGGATCAAGATTCTCCAAGCCGCCCGCAAAGTCAACCCCAACGTGCGGATCATCATTAAATACCCTCAGTGGTATGACTATTTCCATGAACGAGGCTACGAGGTCATTCGGCAAACTGCCGATTTTGACCGCATTTGGGTGGGGACTGAGACCCGTGATTACGACGACCCTCGCTGGGGACGCACGGTCCAGTACGAGGGCTACTTCATCATGCGCTGGCTGGGCGGAATTGGTGGCGAGAAATGCGGTGGCGGGTGGTTTGATCCATTTGGCACGACCGAACACACCTATGTGGAGCAAGCGCGACAAACAATTCTGGGTGGCGCCCGCGAGACGCTGCTTTTCTGTTACGGCGCACTGCAGCGCGGAACTGGTCCCCGGAACGTGGAAGTGCTTCGAACGCACATTCCCGAGCTTTTAGCTGTTGCCGAAAAGATCCAAACCCGACGGATTATCGGTGTCGCTGCTTACAAACCGCCCCACAGCTCGCCGGGACGGGAACCGTATGTGTACGATTTCGTTGGAATGTTGGGCATTCCTCTGGTTCCCTGCCACGAGTTTCCGGAAAACGCTCAGGCTGCCTTTTTCCCTGTCCACGCTTTGACAGACCCACAATTTGAAGAACGGCTTGTGCGGCTGGTTGACCGTGGGACACCGATCCTTTTGACGGATGCGCTCGCCGGACAACTCAAAAATAAAGATTTACTCAATCGTCCGAACGTTCAGATCTTGCCTGTGCTGGGCGACCCCCACCGGCTTCTTAAACTCACGGAAAACGAATTGGAACCCTTGCGGATGGCCCTTCTCCGACCGTTCGGTATCACTTTCAGGGCTCCCAATAAGGTTGGGCTCTATCTTTTTGAGGACGGCAGCTACGTAATCGAGAATTTCAACAATGATCCCGTGAAGGCTGCGCTCAACGGCCAAGAACACGAGATACCGGGTCGAGGGTGGATTCAGGTCTGGAAATGAGCAACCCTTGCCCGCTCTCGGAGTTCCGTCTGTCGACTAAATTCATCACCGGGTAATGGTTCATAATTGGGTGGTCGGGCCATTCCCGCCTCTTGTGACGATCCATAAGAGCCCAAACGCGGAACGTGTGGTAGGGGCCATTCACGAATTGCCGCTGCGTCCGAGCGGCCGAACTGGGCAGACGGATCAGGGCTGTGAAATAAATGATTCGGCGTTGGAATGCGGCCGGGCAAGGAGGTCAGCGTGCCCTGAATCTCACTGCCGCGCGAGACCTTGTCGAGGGCGGCGGCTCTTTCAGTCGGCAAAGGAAAAGATGGCCACGAGTCGATCTCGCTGTGGCCTGCCAGGGTAGATCTTATCGAAGGATAAGAATCGACGTCACAGTTCCCTACTTCACCCTTCGGTGCCGGAGCCTGTCGCCCGTTTACGGTGTCCTATCGAGCGTGACGACCGTGGCAAGGGTTAGCTGGACGGTCATTGCCGCATTTTCGACATCCGTGCGTTCCGGTATGTCATTTTCGGTGTGGTAATTGGGATCTGCGTAGGGGAATGATCCAATTTGTAAGATTGTCACGGGATAGCCCGCCCGCACAAATGATCCGTCGTCATCGCCGGGACGTGTCCGCTGAGCTATTCTCTGCTCCAGGCCAATCCGGAAGCGCTCGTTGGCTGCGCTAACCAGACGCGCCAGGGCCTCGCCCTCGGGAACCGTGAAAACCGTGACGTTGGTCTTTCTTCCGGCAGCCGTGTCTTCAGCGGATTTCACCCCAATCCCGTCCAGATTGATGACGGCAATAATATTATCGCCTCTTTCTTTAGCTTTTTGCGCCGCTGTCACGCTGGTCCACGGCCAGTGTTCTTCGTTACACCAGAGGAAGCGGATGGTACGGTCGTTCGGATAGTCCCTCAGAACGCGTGCCATTTCGAGCAGACCGCATGTGCCGATGGCGTTGTCATTAGCACCGGGCGAATCCACCCAACTTTGCGAGTCTTTGTGTGCAAGGAGAAGGATGATTTCCTCGGGGTGGCGTTTTCCTTGTTTTTCGGCATAAAGGTTGTAAGCCGTGTACCAGGGATCCTCGGGATGTGGTGGCGAGTACTGATGCGCCTTTGGTTTGCTCGGATCCCGTCGAAAAGCCTGGACCTGCACGGGTTCTCGCACGACCTGGTAGCCCCATTCTGTAAGTTGAGCCGCCAGGTAATCGTCCGCTTCATGAAGCGAGTTCTTGCTTTGCCCCGGTCGAGTGTAATTCAGCTTTCGAAACGGCAGTGGGTCTTTGGCCAGGTAGAAAAGGTGACGACGGATCTGCTCCGCATTAACTTGCGTGATACGGGATTGGATTTCCTCCACGACAGTGGGTTGGTTCCATACGACCGTCCAGCGACTCTCAGGCGACGCCGGATGCTCCTCGCCCAGCACAGACAAAGAGTGCGCTAACGTGGCCAACATGACAATTGGAACAATCCTTGCCAATTTGAGTTCTCTCATTGAAGTGCTCCTCATTTGGAAGCTCATTGCTGAAGTATCAGCCTCTCGGCTAACTTGTCGCCAAAAGGTTTTTCCGTGCGAAATGCACAAGCCGGGCGGGCCGTAATCCGTCGGTCAATCCTTCCGGTTGCCGCTTCCGCACGTCAAGAGTATATCTGTCTCCAACCCAAGGCGGAATACGCTAGCCCGCAGCCAACGTGTCAACAGGCATCGCGACTACCCCATCCCCACTTTTGCCAAAAACTACGATATGCCACGGGCACAATGTGTTGTAGGAGCAATTCATGAATTGCCCCTACCGTCTCGCCGGCAACTAAAACGAAGAGTTGGAGCCCGGCAAGTGAAATGGATTGTGCAGGCCTGGAAAGCGGACCTGACAAGCAGGTCCCTCCGGGTTGAATCTCGCTCTCACACGAACCTATGTGTGGGTCCACGTCCCCGTGAGTAGAAAAGTGGGGATAAGTCAGGCGTCGCGAGGATTGATCGTGGGTACAGCTTGCTCACAACACCACCGTGTGGAGTTTCCGGGGCTGACCTTCTAAACTGGAGAGTTATCGCTCGGGAGAGCAGTACGTGTTGTACACTGGCAAAAAGGCGAGATCAGCGCCGCGTGTTAGTGTCGGTCGAGGAGGATCCATCCGATGCTTGATGTGGTTCGCGGGAGTGCCGTCATTGTTCTGGCCGGTCTCGTGTTGAGTTTTGCGGGGTGCCGACCGCCAGAACGCGCCGCGTCGCAGGCGAAATCCGATCAGGGTAAGAAGCTTGTCATCGCTGTGATTCCCAAGAGCACTGGTGGTGAATTCTGGAAAACAGTCGAAATGGGGGCTCGGGAGGCGGCAGAGGAATTGGGGGTGGAGATGAAGTGGGATGGTCCCCTTACGGAAACCGAACTGGCAGAGCAGAACAAGATTGTCGAGAACATGGTTACCTTGCAGGTGGATGGGATCGCCCTGGCCCCGCTCAACCGGTCGGCTCAGCGACGAACGGTTGAACGGGCTGTGGAGGCCGGTATCCCTGTCGTCATTTTCGACTCGGAAATCGATGGCCATGCTCACGTCAGTTTCGTCGCCACCAACAACAAACAGGGAGGCAGTCTCGGGGCTCAGCATATGATCGAACTTTTGGGAGGAAGAGGCCGCGTCCTGGTACTGCGGTTTGTGCAGGGGACGGGAAGCACCGAAGCTCGTGCGGAAGGGTTCATTGAGACAGCCAGAGCCGGAGGCCTGGAAATCGTGGCCGATCCCTATCCGGAAGACGCTACCGTGGAAGGCTGCAAGAAGACAGCCACAAATGTTTTGGAAGGTTTTGTGAAAGCGAACGAGCTGGCCCTTGACGGCATCTTTGCGTGCAACGATCGCTCCACACTGGGGATGTTGGCCGCGCTGGAAGATCTCCGCAAAAGCGGCGTGAAGGTCCATGCCCGTTTTATCGGGTTCGATTTTACCCCGCGGCTCATCGAGGCACTTCAGGCAGGACTTATTGACGCGCTTATTGCCCAAAACCCGCGAAAAATGGGGCGTTTGGCCGTTGAAACCCTTGTTGCGTACCTCCGTGGACAACAAGTTCCCGAATATATCGACACCGGCGTTGTTCTCGTGACGCGGGAAAAACTGGCGACCGACCCGGCGGTACGGCAGTTAGTGGGATTGTCTGAAAAACCTGCCGGCAACCAGGGTGAGCCCTCGAGCGCTGACAAATGAGTAGTACGGCATTGCGTCCCGCAAGGTAAGGGTGTGGAACGCCATGTGGGACTCGCCACCCCGATTAAAGATGGTCAATATTGCGAAACGTTTTGGGACCACCCAGGCGTTGAACGGAGTCAATCTGGAGGTGGCGGCGGGAGAGGTGCATGCCCTCGTAGGTGAAAACGGGGCGGGAAAGAGCACCCTGATGAAGATTTTGGCGGGTGCCTACCGTCCGGACCGGGGCGAGATGTGGCTGGACGGGGAACCCTTCATGCCCCATCATCCCCTGGATGCCCGGCGACGGGGCATCGCCATGATCTATCAGGAGCTGTCGCTGGCTCCCCATCTGTCGGTCATGGAAAACATCCTTCTTGGTGTGGAGCCGGCACGCTGGGGAATTATTCGCTGGCGGCGACTTCGTGAGCAGGCGTATGCCGCCCTTTCGGAACTAGGACTGGCCGACCTGCCGCTGGCAACGCCGGTGCACAATCTGCCCCCCGGGCATCAGCAGATGGTGGAAATCGCGCGGGCGGTGATCTCTCAGGCCAAGATTGTTGTCCTTGACGAGCCGACGAGCAGCCTCACCCAGCAGGATGTGGAGCGATTATTCACGCTCATTCGCCGCCTGCGTGACCGCGGTCTTGCCGTCATTTACATTTCCCATTTCTTGGAAGAAGTTCATCGAATCAGCGACCGCTTCACCGTATTACGCGATGGCGAAACCGTGGGAAGTGGGATCACGTCCGAGACGCCGATTCCGAAAATTGTGGCGCTCATGGTAGGACGTGAAGTAAGCGAGCTATACCCCAGACGCCGCCGAACTCGTGGCCCTTGCATCCTGGAAGTGGAGGGACTCACGGGGATCAAAAAGCCAGTCGGGGCAAGTCTGCGCCTGCATCGGGGAGAAATCCTGGGAATAGCCGGACTGGTAGGCGCCGGGCGCACAGAGTTTCTGCGGGCAATCTTTGGGTTGGATCCCGTTCGCGCGGGGGACATCCGAGTGGGTGTCTTTCGCGGAGCTGCCACCCCTGGCCAAAGATGGCAACAGGGAGTGGGCTTTCTCAGCGAAGACCGAAAACGGGAAGGACTTGCGCTGTCCCTCTCCATTGCCGAAAACATCACTTTATCCCGGGTGGATCGCCTGGGACCATTGGGGCTCGTTTTTCCCGGCCGGGAAGAGCGCATGGTAGCACGGTGGGTCGATCGCCTTTCCATCCGCTGTGAAAACTTAAGACAGCCGACGTGGACCCTTTCCGGGGGAAACCAGCAGAAAGTCGCTTTGGCGCGACTATTTTTTGCCGATGTGGACGTACTGCTCCTTGATGAACCTACCCGCGGAATCGATGTGGGATCAAAAGCGCAGATTTATCGGCTGATTGCGGAGGCCGCTGATGGGAGTGCCGGAACGAGCCCAAAAGCCGTTTTGATGGTATCCAGCTATCTACCCGAACTACTGGGCCTTTGCGATACAATCGCCGTCATGTCTCGCGGGCGTCTTGTAGCGTGTCGCCCGGCAGAGCAGTGGACGGAACATACGCTGATGCTGGCAGCAACAGGTCAGGATCAGGAGAATTCCATTAGCACACCATGAAACTCCCCAACCTTGCCAACTCCTTTCGTTTTACTCGGGATATGTGGTCGTCACCCTGGGTGACGGCCATTGGGCGATTTGCCGCCCTTGTTGCTGTATTCCTATTTTTTGCTGTCCTTGTGGAAGGCGGAAAGTTTTATACACCGCGCAATCTGGAAAATATTCTGCGACAAAGTGCCGTTTACGCCACCGCGGCCCTGGGCATGACGATGATCATCATCGCGGGGGGGATTGATCTCTCTGTTGGCTCGATGATCGCACTCAGTGTGGTGACAGTGGCCTGGATCCTCGATTATCATTACGCCGTCCCCGGTTCGCAGGGCCAGGTGGAGACCGTGTATCTCATCCATCGATGGCCGGTGTTGCTTCCCTGGATAGCCCTCG
This is a stretch of genomic DNA from Thermogutta terrifontis. It encodes these proteins:
- a CDS encoding M28 family metallopeptidase; the protein is MRELKLARIVPIVMLATLAHSLSVLGEEHPASPESRWTVVWNQPTVVEEIQSRITQVNAEQIRRHLFYLAKDPLPFRKLNYTRPGQSKNSLHEADDYLAAQLTEWGYQVVREPVQVQAFRRDPSKPKAHQYSPPHPEDPWYTAYNLYAEKQGKRHPEEIILLLAHKDSQSWVDSPGANDNAIGTCGLLEMARVLRDYPNDRTIRFLWCNEEHWPWTSVTAAQKAKERGDNIIAVINLDGIGVKSAEDTAAGRKTNVTVFTVPEGEALARLVSAANERFRIGLEQRIAQRTRPGDDDGSFVRAGYPVTILQIGSFPYADPNYHTENDIPERTDVENAAMTVQLTLATVVTLDRTP
- a CDS encoding substrate-binding domain-containing protein, whose product is MLDVVRGSAVIVLAGLVLSFAGCRPPERAASQAKSDQGKKLVIAVIPKSTGGEFWKTVEMGAREAAEELGVEMKWDGPLTETELAEQNKIVENMVTLQVDGIALAPLNRSAQRRTVERAVEAGIPVVIFDSEIDGHAHVSFVATNNKQGGSLGAQHMIELLGGRGRVLVLRFVQGTGSTEARAEGFIETARAGGLEIVADPYPEDATVEGCKKTATNVLEGFVKANELALDGIFACNDRSTLGMLAALEDLRKSGVKVHARFIGFDFTPRLIEALQAGLIDALIAQNPRKMGRLAVETLVAYLRGQQVPEYIDTGVVLVTREKLATDPAVRQLVGLSEKPAGNQGEPSSADK
- a CDS encoding sugar ABC transporter ATP-binding protein, with product MWDSPPRLKMVNIAKRFGTTQALNGVNLEVAAGEVHALVGENGAGKSTLMKILAGAYRPDRGEMWLDGEPFMPHHPLDARRRGIAMIYQELSLAPHLSVMENILLGVEPARWGIIRWRRLREQAYAALSELGLADLPLATPVHNLPPGHQQMVEIARAVISQAKIVVLDEPTSSLTQQDVERLFTLIRRLRDRGLAVIYISHFLEEVHRISDRFTVLRDGETVGSGITSETPIPKIVALMVGREVSELYPRRRRTRGPCILEVEGLTGIKKPVGASLRLHRGEILGIAGLVGAGRTEFLRAIFGLDPVRAGDIRVGVFRGAATPGQRWQQGVGFLSEDRKREGLALSLSIAENITLSRVDRLGPLGLVFPGREERMVARWVDRLSIRCENLRQPTWTLSGGNQQKVALARLFFADVDVLLLDEPTRGIDVGSKAQIYRLIAEAADGSAGTSPKAVLMVSSYLPELLGLCDTIAVMSRGRLVACRPAEQWTEHTLMLAATGQDQENSISTP